TTCTGTAACAAAGCATGTTAATAAAGGTGGTGATTATGTATGACAGTTCATCAAGGCATGAGGTTTAAGTCATGAACATAATGTTACTGATGGGAACTATTCCTTCTTCAGAGGCTCCAGAAATTTCTTGAGTTTCACTTTGTGCACAGCGCTCTCTTAAGAAATTATgcatctttatattttttctcattacGTGCACTGATTAATGTAACTGTGTGTAAAGGAAATGACATGGTAGATCAGACCACATATTCATCtcaatattaaacatttttgcagGGATCTTGCTGAACCAGCAAGATATAAAGTCCACTGATAGCCTATCAGTTTCTGCAAAAAACTTaggctttcattttcattcaccTCCTTGGTTTCCAGGATGATGCAGATCAGTTCAGACGGAGGCTCTCTTGATTCTGCAACTACAAGCTGCAAGGAGCCAGATTCATTTCTTGCTTTATTCCTTTTGTATTTAACAGCAAGGGCTTCACCGCTCCATCTGTCTCATTGCTGTGGAGAGTCTGGGAGCTACTGGTGGAGAAGTAAACATAAAAAGTGTTAATCATTTCACTGCTAATCATTTGAATGACCATATATGGTGCTACTTAGAGAGAAAGACCGCTTTCTTTTCCTGGTTTTCCTCCAAGCTTCTCATTAGCTAGTGTTTAGTTGGTTGATGGAAGTTTTTAGCAAGATAGCTATTTGTGAAAACATTACTTCAAAGCCTGTTCATATTTCAGCAGAATAACAACCAGAAGTAGCCGAAATTTTTGTCGAGAGGATGGAATTATACATGCATGACCAGAAGTTTCTACACAAGTAGTCGCTGCTAGCCTTtccaagagcagagcagagccattCGGAGGAAGGCATTGCTGCCAGATGGTTATCAACATCACAGCTTTTTAGTTGCAGAATTGACaaacaacagacaaaaaaatccagctatTTCTATTTATACCTGCCTGTGCCGTGGTGACTGTGACGACGTGGTGGATGCAGCATTTCCCCCATGTTGTGGACGGCTCTGGACTCCAGGTGCAGCCGCGCACTGGGTGCAGAGGGCTCGTTTCTGAGGGAGAGTTTTAAATATCAAGCAGCAAAGAGAAGATTTTGGTAAAGGCAGTACACGAGTATAGTTTTAAAATTGCTATTGTACTCGTTCCTATCTCATCTGCTCGATTATTCCATCTTCTGCGTATTACATTGCtcttaaacagtttttaaattatcCCGAGAAGCTTACCTGCATGTGACCTAGCTGGGTTTACCTACAGTGGGGCACACCGTGTCTGTGCTCTGTCGGTCACGGAGTGAGGTAAGAACGGACCTGAACcagtgtctttttttattttaactcctTCCTGCTTACCCTAAAATGAGCTGTTTTCCTTGAGCCTGCCTGCCGGGTCACACGCCAGGCTGGGCACACGGGCGCCTGCCCGGGCCTGCCGGCGAGGCGCCGCTGGCGTCGCCCCCACGCCACGCTGAGCAGTTTGGGGCAAGCCAAGCACAGCTTTCCCGCTCCCTGGCACACGGCCGTGCCCCGGCCGCAGGCCTCAGGGCCTCTTCTCCCCACAGGGCGACGCGAGGCGACGCGAAGGGTGGCCATGGCGCTGGTTCCCTacagcggcggcggggccctgCCCGGCTTGCACAGCCCCGCCGTCACCTACCACTTCGCCGGCCGTCCCCTCCGCATCGAGCAGAGCTGGGCGCAGCAGGGCGTCGCGGCCGTCGTCTGGGACGCGGTAGGTGGCCGGCGGCCGTCCCTTCGCCCCACCACAGGCAGGGCCACGAATGCCGTGCCTCAAAATGGCTGACCAAAATGGCCAACCAAAATGGTGACCAAAATGGCCGACCAAAATGGCCGACGCGGCCCCTTTTCCCCAACCCTGCCTCAGGCCGTGGTGCTGTGCGCTTACCTGGAGGCGGGAAGCGTTGATCTCCGTGAGCGGACTGTCATCGAGCTGGGAGCCGGGACCGGCCTGCTGGGAATAGTGGCCGCCTTGCTGGGTAAGGGCCCTTTGCTGGTTTGGTTTCTTAGCAGGCTGCAGCGCTGCGGCGCAGCCGTGGTCGGCGGCCGCTCGCCTGAGACGTGCCCTCCTGTACCGCTTAGGTGCTCGCGTCACCGTCACGGACCGGGCGGCAGCGCTGGCGCTCCTGGAGTCAAACGTCCGGGCTAACCTACCCCCCGAGCTTCAGCCGCGGGCTGCCGTGAAGGAGCTCACCTGGGGAAAGGACCTAGGCGGCTTCCCTGCCGGGGCGTTCGACCTCATCCTGGGCTCAGACATCGTCTACCTGGAAGACACTTTTGCGGATCTGCTTCGGACGCTGGAGCACCTGTGCGCCGCGCACACCGTCGTCCTGCTGTCCTGCCGCATCCGCTACGAGCGGGATCTGAGCTTCCTGGAGATGCTGAGAGGCCGTTTCTCCGTACAGGAGGTCCACTACGATCCCAGTAAGGACGTACATGTATACAAAGCGCAGCGGGCCGGTCGCAAGGATGAAATTTGACTCCCTGCTTTGTTAGTAAGCCATCGATGCTGTTCAATCCTCCCCTTGTTTCTACCGAATACACttgtttttaagcataaaaTTGCAGGgattgtattttttccactggCTTGTCCGATGTGGCAAGGATTGTGCACGCTAGCAATCTGCCTGTTGAACCTGTGCTTAATTCCTCGATACGAGATGTATAAAGTCTTCCACTGACTTTTCATCTAATACCATTTCTCGAAGCTGATTTAAATCGTAGACATCTCCATGTAtgtaaaacattattaaaagaTCTGTTGTTTAAAATCAAACTCCGTAATGACTGCTGTGGGACACATACAAGTAGataagttaatttttttcccttatccCTTTCCTCACCACTGGAAAAGTAACTTTCCTCCGGGGCAGATACAAATGCACAGGTATGCCAGTAGGGCAGCTGCAACAAGAAGACTCAAACTGTTCTTTAGAGATCGAAACAGCTCTTGACTCTCGAAGTGCTACCAGCTCGTGTTCTGCTTCCTGCTTTAATTTGTCTGTGGCTCGTTTGGTCTCTGAGAGTCGCTGCGtaggggagcagggagctgccgtAGAGGTTAGCGTCAGGGCCCGCGTGTGCTTCGTGCTGCTTGGGAGCTTGCTCGGCCTTGGCGAGCTTTCTGTGTGCTCTGGGAGGCAGACCCCGTCCTAAGCAACCGATTTCATTCCTTGGGCTTGCAGAAACAAACGCCTGTGTGTGTTTATCCCATAAAATCCTAAGTGAAAAATGCTGCAGGCTGGAATGCGGCTCGCGTCCCAAGCAgacctcctcctttttctgatGGGGTGAGAATGACTTTGGTGAAAAGTCAAAGCGTCCAGTGGCCTCGTGGAAGACAGCTATGCTTCTAAATGCAGGAATTGCttaagtcctttttttttttcatgtaagtGGAACTTCTTCTGTTTTATACTTAACTTTCGAAGTTCCAGATCAGACTCAAGCTTTGAGCATGTTGATGGGTTCAGCACTAGCACCAGCACAAGCCACCAGCTGTTCTGAGGCATGGACACGACGAACTCTTGATCTCCTCTGCTCCCATCAAACTTCCCAATTGAAAAGGATGCTTAGGGCCTGTGGCCCAGAGGTGACACGCAGATCACAGTCTGTAAATGACACGTTTGTCATTACAGCTGCCATGAATGAGGCCTCCAGATCCTGTGAATGAGGCCGAAGGTCTGTTTCGTTATCCTTGAAGAtcctctcactttttttctgccaaagtTAGCTCTGACCCTGGTCTGAGGGAGGCGATCCTACACAACACAACAATATCCTTGTGAGCCACATGGTGTCACTAAAACAGTGCATACTCGGCTTGCTGAGAGAGCCGTCCAGAACTTGAGTTGAAGTTCTTTGAGGGAAAGAAAACGGCACCTTTAATTAACAACACAACATGATATGAGCTCTAATGTGCCAGACATGACTCCTTCTATCATATCAACTGGGAGAGCaatgttggaaaaaaattacaagctCTCTGTACTCTAACTTCTCGCCACTCTTCTTCCTGCCCTCCACTGGTGTTTCCTTCTCTCCTGGTTCACCCGGGGTTACTGTGTGTTTAGCtgccccagcaggagctggcaaGGAACAGAGCGCCGGCTCTCGCGCTCAGCCGTGTGCAGGACTTGGCCCGTGAGCAGCGCCCGCTACCTGGCTGCGCTCAGCCCTGCAGCTTGCAATGCTGTGAGCAGTTGCAGCCTGCGCTTTTGCCGTAGTGGGCAAAACGTGCCTGCGTAAATAGCACAGAATAAAGCCTAGTGTAGCACCTGCACGCTGTGGGGTTAAAGGGGCTTTGCTCTAGATTTTGCTTTGAAGATAGGAAAAGTttagtatttttgaaacaaatcaaTTTGACAGGgtattctttcatttgtttaacAACTTCCAGTGTCTGCTttcctgttgctgctgttgtagCCATGGCCTACCTGAGAGAGCAGGTACGTGGCAGGAGAGAGATTCGGCTTGACTTCTTCTGTGGGTTGCTGTTGCGCAGCATCTGCACGCAAAGCCCAGGGAGTCTCCTCGAATGTACCTGTTGAAGAAATGCACCTGCACATGAGCAAACACTTGTGGAGCAGAGCTTGAGAGAGACGCTGACAGCTCAGGTGAGTGTCTTGCCTCGGCTCCGCAGAGCTGCACTCTGGGTTGGCCCCTCCGTAGCCCAGGGTGCTCTGATTACACAGCAGAGAGACCTGTCCTCAGACCACTGCCGGGGTGTGGTGCTCCCTTGGGTGGAGACCAGTCCCAAACTGGGGTAGCAGGTAGATGAAGCAGGGTTTGACTCCTTTCTGCCCGCAGCCCCTGTACACGTGAACTGCTGCTTTCCCGGGGGCCTCTGCCCTTCATGAACAGACGGAGCAAAGAGCAGGGGTAGGTGCAGCCATGCCGTGGCTAGCGTTAGCGGTGACTCGAGGCATCGTCAGGAAAGCTGGGCTGTGGGGTAggccagcagagagaagaggCGGACAGGAATATTGCAGTTGGGTTTAGCAACCAACACGAGCATGGTGAGCAGTTAGGTTGCTTTTTAAGCTGCAGGTACCAAATAGCATTAAAGTCGGCACGTTAATGCCGACAGCCCATTCCCATCAGGCAGCACGGACACCCACCTGCACCAGCCAGCGAGCAGCGCCGTGCCGTGTCTCAGGCTGGCCTTCGTAGCCCTTCTGTATCACCACCGTTGCCCTTTGGCTCGCGGGACTGGCAGGAGCGAGCAGCGCTGGATGTGCCGGACAGACGGAGCACAGGTGCCATGGCCCGGTGTGCAAGCGCATGGAGAGCAGCCCTCGGCACCGAACCGGCAGGGCTGGACGCGGCAGCAAGCTCGGGAGTCCCGACTGGTCCGTCCAAGTGAGCTTCTGCCCTACTGTGAAATTACAGGTGTTAACGCTTCAGCGGCCGTAGGGCAAGTACGGTGGCGCGCCGCCCGGGCGGTTTGTACCGCTGTGTTCGTCCCAGCACCGAAGAGGTCAGCGCGGTGGCCTTTTGGGCGATTCTCCTGCGTCGGTCCCGTTTTGTAAAATGATGTGAACCCATCTGGAAATAGCAAGTGCGCATGGGACCCGCAGTGACGGGGTGATGCATGGACGGTCTGTTGTGAAATGAACTACTCACCCAAGGCGAGAAGGCCCAAGTCAGAGAGACGTGACTGGATGGACACGGTATGAGGTTGCGAAAGCGTTCCTGAAACGTGCCTTGCTGTGAGGGAACAAACTTTCCTGAAATATCACTACAACTAAAATGATGTCCGGTTAATATTAAGAGATTGAGCATGAAATTCAGTTCTTTATCTTACAGCAAAGAGCTTTAAGGTGCAGCAGTGTCAGGAGAACCAGGTTTACCCGCTGACCTACTGGCTGCACAGGGATCTGTGTTATCTGACTTTTTTTAGTAGGAAATTCAAGCCCAACTATATTTTTATCTTGTGGACTAACCCCTGTTTGAGATTCTCCTTCATTACTGAGATGTagttttctgaataaatacatGACTATCATTATGAAAATGCTTGGTTGTGAAAACCATGAAATCCCAGCCATAATGAGCTGACCTTACTACTCTCCCTCGATTTCACTAGAGGTGTGTTTACATCAGTGCTGAATTTGTTCTTTTGGCTTTTATCCCGGTGTTTTGATACAGCTTTGTAGATTACATAATCAAGTTATGATCTTTGCAGTGTTTCTTGCCTTCTGTTCTGTTATTAAGATCAGTAGTACATGGTTCACAGGAATGTTTAGAAGTGGGAAAGACAGCACATTTAaactgtaaaagagaaaaacctgTCACACGTTAATCAAACAGAACTATTCACCACGAGGATGGGTACAAtaagcagatttaaaaataagatttaaaaatggaagagaaactGTCCTTTAGGTTTTAACCTCTCATTACTCTaattcaatttaattaaaattaaaaagctttccCTTTGAGAAAATCATCTCATAAGTACTTACAGCAGGTTACAGACAGGACACTACAGTCTGCTTAAAATATGCCTTTTCCAGTGGTTCTATCCAGCTACCGTTTGTCCCTAAATTAACATAAATGTAAGATCCTGCTCAAAAAAGAGACTTTGTAGagttttttaaagtatgtttatGTGACTGCACATAAATGTTTGTGTAAAAAGGGAGTTAGGACAGTTTATACCACAAAGGttacagtaagaaaaaacacttctttatGACAATAATTCACAAATTCACAAGAATCACTTTAATATACAAAGCAATTACTACCATTCTGAAACACAAAGCAGCTAATATGTACATAGtgttaataaaatgcattataaCCCagtacaattattttaaaacacagataaagcacaaaaaaaataagtaaaaaaaaaaacacagcagggatgtttttaaaatttgggGAAATGTAAATAAGATTTCCCCCCCCAACAAtggattttcatttattttttttaacttccacAGGTATGTGGGAGTCCAGCTCAAATACCCTGTTCTGTGCTGATACGCTTTAGGTAAAGAATCAGAAATGCAGGTGAGGTGAAATTACTCTTTCCAGCATACATTACAAAAGGAGAATAATAACCCTTGCTCTAGAAGCTTCCCTGAAAAACATTGTTCCAAAACAACTGCAAATTATAAATCCAAACTAGAAATAACTCATTTTTGAAGTGAACAACCAATCTGTGGACAAGTCTGCGGAGAGGCTGGCTGCCAACTGGCATCTCTCCTTGCCCTGTTCCCCATCCCATCCCTACAAGTCCATATAAGCAGCACAGTCAAATCTCATACAAACTCTCAattctagactttttttttttaaaaaaattatgttttaatataaataaatgccaTTACACACAAACAATGGAGTGGCACCTGGATAAAACACAACTCGTAGAGAGCATCCTAACATCCTCAGTTCTTAGTTTTGGCCGTTTCCAGATAACTAACTGGTTCAAGGACCTCCCTCCCCGTTTTTACTCAGCTATCCCCTAATTTAGAGAAATACCATATAGCTGAGGCTGTGACTCAATGAAGTGACTGCTGCCAAGTCATGAGTAGCAAGTGGTCAGCTTATGGAAGTGTGCTAACCGCACATCATTACAGCTTTTCCCTGGCTGCCTTTTCCTGCTGGTGAAAAGCGAGACCTAAGCTTCCCATCTTACACAGGAAGTCAGAAACTCTGTACTTGTAGTACCAGAATGCAGACAGGTCAATATCTTTAATTTGTGCTAGACAAATTAACCTGTGCAACTCTCTCTGCAGGCCAGGACTTAAATACATTTGGAGAATACAATCCAAGGTAAAACACCTGAAATACAAACCCTTTGTGCAAACTGGATCTGGTCCCCTTTCCCAAGAGATGTTCATATTTAAGCCGTATCCATCCACAGACCTGAACCTGCCACAAGCACACAGTAGTTAGGATTTCAGCACCCTGTTTCTCTCATCAATCTGGCTCCTCCCAGACTGACGGAGGTTCATGATACATTCAGGTTTCTGCAAAATCAGTATCTTTCTTAACTAGCAAATTCAAAAGCTCAAGGTAACTATTTCCCAGTCACAGTACACAAGAACCATGAATGTACTGTATGCCCTTAAAACCTGCTTACAGTGTCAGAATCCAGGGCTATAGCTAAATTATCATTGTTCTTGTACAAGAAAGttagttgtgtttttttttcttttaaagcaggaTGACAAACTGTCAATGCACCTTTACCTCCTGGTGTCAAAGAACTGTAAAGCctctttatttactttcttgaaattcagcttttaaaatttgcagCCAAATCTTAAATTAAAGGGGAATAAAGTGACTGAAAAAAGTGTAGCTTTCCTTCCAAATTAATTCCCCTTTCTCACTTGGGATCACTGAACTAGTTCTGTTCTGTCTAAAAATAATTCCATATCCATCCTGTACATATCGCTTTGAGACACCATACACTTAATTCTTCCCAGTCTTCAGTACTGCCAGTTCAACTCTCCTGACATTTAAAAGTAATGTCTGTTGGAAGCTCAGAGCTCATCAGCTTCATTTGATAAAAGCTAAATTTGTGAAAGAGTCAACTGGTGGGGGCAGAGGAGTGAGATGGGTGCACGCAGCAAGATTACAGCAATTGTGCCAGGGAGCTTCTCAA
This DNA window, taken from Rhea pennata isolate bPtePen1 chromosome 6, bPtePen1.pri, whole genome shotgun sequence, encodes the following:
- the METTL21A gene encoding protein N-lysine methyltransferase METTL21A; this encodes MALVPYSGGGALPGLHSPAVTYHFAGRPLRIEQSWAQQGVAAVVWDAAVVLCAYLEAGSVDLRERTVIELGAGTGLLGIVAALLGARVTVTDRAAALALLESNVRANLPPELQPRAAVKELTWGKDLGGFPAGAFDLILGSDIVYLEDTFADLLRTLEHLCAAHTVVLLSCRIRYERDLSFLEMLRGRFSVQEVHYDPSKDVHVYKAQRAGRKDEI